A section of the Chelmon rostratus isolate fCheRos1 chromosome 16, fCheRos1.pri, whole genome shotgun sequence genome encodes:
- the nxph1 gene encoding neurexophilin-1 — MQVTCWCAVFLLTPALCLVTSAHTSKSDIVKSGSPKSTLKHIWTESSKDMSISRLLSQTLHGKENSTALDLRYDTPEPYSEQDLWDWLRNSTDLQDSRPRAKRRPMVKTGKFKKMFGWGDFHSNIKTVKLNLLITGKIVDHGNGTFSVYFRHNSTGQGNVSVSLVPPTKIVEFDVAAQQSVIDAKDSKSFNCRIEYEKVEKGAKNTLCNFDPSKTCYQEQTQSHVSWLCSKPFKVICIFISFYSTDYKLVQKVCPDYNYHSDTPYFPSG; from the coding sequence GTAACAAGTGCCCACACCTCAAAGTCAGACATTGTGAAGTCGGGAAGCCCCAAATCCACACTAAAGCATATATGGACAGAAAGCAGTAAGGATATGTCCATTAGTAGGCTGCTGTCACAGACTCTACACGGCAAAGAGAACAGCACAGCCTTGGACCTTCGCTATGACACTCCAGAGCCCTACTCTGAGCAGGACCTGTGGGACTGGCTGAGGAACTCCACAGACTTGCAGGACTCCAGGCCACGGGCTAAACGACGGCCAATGGTCAAGACGGGAAAGTTCAAGAAGATGTTTGGCTGGGGGGACTTCCACTCTAACATCAAGACGGTCAAACTCAACCTGCTTATCACCGGTAAGATCGTGGATCACGGCAACGGCACCTTCAGTGTCTACTTCCGCCACAACTCCACAGGCCAGGGCAACGTGTCCGTCAGCTTGGTGCCCCCGACCAAGATAGTGGAGTTTGATGTGGCGGCGCAGCAGTCCGTCATCGACGCCAAGGACTCAAAGTCCTTCAACTGCCGCATAGAGTATGAGAAGGTGGAGAAAGGTGCCAAGAACACGCTCTGCAACTTCGACCCATCCAAGACGTGCTACCAGGAGCAGACCCAGAGCCACGTCTCCTGGCTCTGCTCCAAACCTTTCAAAGTCATCTGCATCTTCATTTCTTTCTATAGCACCGACTACAAACTGGTGCAGAAAGTGTGCCCGGACTACAACTACCACAGTGACACTCCCTACTTCCCCTCTGGCTGA